Proteins co-encoded in one Leptospira inadai serovar Lyme str. 10 genomic window:
- the bcp gene encoding thioredoxin-dependent thiol peroxidase — translation MSELKAGAKAPSFTGTNQSGEKVELKNLLGKKGLVLYFYPKDQTPGCTAEACDFRDNFARLKKEGFNVVGVSKDSIKSHQKFIEKQELNFTLIADEDGSICEKYGVWQLKKFMGREFMGIIRTTLLIGPDLKILKIYPKVSVKGHVDEILADIKALEKK, via the coding sequence ATGAGTGAATTGAAGGCCGGCGCCAAAGCGCCCAGTTTTACGGGAACAAACCAATCCGGTGAAAAAGTAGAGTTGAAGAATTTACTAGGAAAAAAAGGTCTAGTCCTATATTTTTATCCCAAGGACCAAACCCCCGGCTGCACTGCCGAAGCCTGCGATTTTCGGGACAATTTTGCCCGGCTCAAAAAAGAAGGATTCAATGTCGTCGGAGTTTCCAAAGATTCGATTAAATCCCATCAGAAATTTATTGAAAAGCAGGAACTGAACTTTACTTTGATCGCAGACGAGGACGGAAGCATCTGCGAAAAATACGGGGTCTGGCAGTTGAAGAAATTTATGGGCAGAGAGTTTATGGGTATCATAAGAACCACTTTGCTAATCGGCCCCGATCTTAAAATATTGAAAATTTACCCGAAGGTCAGCGTAAAAGGCCACGTGGACGAGATACTTGCCGATATCAAGGCGCTGGAGAAGAAATGA